A genome region from Solanum pennellii chromosome 12, SPENNV200 includes the following:
- the LOC107005199 gene encoding uncharacterized protein LOC107005199: MDRSYQVNHSCALNPPKDGLPSTQSSNDALRQMGSEGKMGAVHEEMKRVSRLPPSSTYATHRMRVLNKILQLLSIQRTTSQDEELELLFSGLSLG; the protein is encoded by the exons ATGGATCGTTCCTATCAAGTTAATCATAGTTGTGCCCTAAATCCTCCCAAAGACGGCCTCCCTAGCACCCAGTCTTCTAATGATGCACTTAGGCAGATGGGATCTGAAGGGAAAATGGGAGCAGTTCATGAAGAAATGAAGAGAGTGAGTAGACTTCCACCAAGCAGTACATATGCAACTCATCGGATGCGCGTCCTTAACAAAATCCTGCAACTTCTGTCCATTCAG AGAACCACTTCACAGGATGAGGAGTTGGAATTGCTGTTTTCTGGGCTCTCTCTTGGATGA
- the LOC107005198 gene encoding histone H2B-like has product MAPKAEKKPAAEKAPAAAAEKSKAGKKLPKDGGAAAAGDKKKKRSKKSIETYKIYIFKVLKQVHPDIGISSKAMGIMNSFINDIFEKLAQESSRLARYNKKPTITSREIQTAVRLVLPGELAKHAVSEGTKAVTKFTSS; this is encoded by the coding sequence ATGGCACCAAAGGCAGAGAAGAAGCCAGCAGCTGAGAAGGCTCCTGCTGCCGCCGCTGAGAAATCAAAGGCCGGCAAGAAGCTACCCAAGGACGGCGGAGCCGCTGCTGCCGgagacaagaagaagaaaaggtcGAAGAAATCAATCGAGACTTACAAGATCTACATCTTCAAGGTGTTGAAGCAGGTTCATCCAGATATAGGTATTTCAAGCAAGGCTATGGGAATCATGAACAGCTTCATCAACGATATCTTTGAGAAGCTCGCTCAGGAATCTTCTAGGCTTGCTAGGTACAACAAAAAGCCTACCATCACTTCTCGGGAGATTCAAACCGCTGTCCGATTGGTACTTCCCGGTGAATTGGCTAAGCACGCCGTCTCTGAGGGTACTAAGGCAGTTACCAAATTCACTAGCTCTTAG
- the LOC107005196 gene encoding uncharacterized protein LOC107005196 encodes MKGKQESVKLLNSIELVNCSVRRGEMEIWSLMNFGKETMKKVCEISYSYSMEAVRKMDEIVRVKGLEKLGAYMAEDEGRAKMVYFSANFVKNASLYAFKEAANILIPGGRAFAKIFAETVREIESESKNNATGNVAAEMLKLGSENGVHVDSFTHQTPEDVLRFFMMMEFMGTRYLDSLLVSDHGQRNV; translated from the exons ATGAAGGGAAAACAGGAATCTGTAAAGTTATTGAATTCTATCGAACTTGTAAACTGTTCCGTGAGGCGCGGGGAAATGGAAATTTggagcttgatgaatttcggCAAAGAAACCATGAAGAAGGTATGTGAAATTTCTTACAGTTACAGCATGGAGGCTGTTAGAAAGATGGACGAAATTGTTAGAGTTAAAGGCCTCGAAAAACTTGGAGCGTATATGGCGGAGGATGAAGGTCGTGCTAAGATGGTTTATTTCAGTGCAAATTTCGTCAAAAATGCTTCACTTTATGCATTCAAGGAAGCAGCCAACATCTTAATTCCTG GTGGGAGGGCATTTGCCAAAATTTTCGCTGAAACAGTTCGTGAAATAGAAAGTGAGTCGAAAAATAATGCCACTGGTAATGTCGCGGCAGAGATGCTGAAGTTGGGTTCTGAAAATGGAGTTCATGTTGATTCATTTACACATCAAACACCTGAAGATGTCTTGAGATTCTTCATGATGATGGAATTTATGGGCACTCGTTATCTCGACTCTTTGCTAGTTTCTGATCATGGACAACGGAACgtataa
- the LOC107005197 gene encoding uncharacterized protein LOC107005197 translates to MGTSYNSDLLFRGMEDKTGIWDFITSGKEKVMNVCHCIGDGEGRAKIVHFTAKFVKNASFYAFKEAANILIPGGKEISKIYTDTVSEIETESREKQNRSCDDKIIGNLSKITNGNDNPVILLDRAEKLESIRELKLGSENSVQVDSFAYQTPEDVLRFFMMMEFMGTRYLDNLLVHDNRQQKNM, encoded by the exons ATGGGTACTTCATATAATTCCGATCTACTCTTCCGGGGGATGGAAGACAAGACGGGAATTTGGGATTTCATTACTTCCGGCAAAGAAAAGGTGATGAATGTCTGTCATTGCATTGGTGATGGTGAAGGTCGTGCTAAAATCGTTCATTTTACAGCAAAATTCGTCAAAAATGCTTCATTTTATGCCTTCAAAGAAGCAGCCAACATATTAATTCCTG GTGGAAAGGAAATCTCCAAAATTTATACTGATACGGTTAGTGAAATAGAGACAGAGTCTAGAGAGAAACAAAACAGGTCGTGTGACGACAAAATAATTGGAAATTTGAGTAAGATAACTAATGGTAATGATAATCCTGTGATATTGCTTGATAGAGCAGAGAAGCTGGAAAGCATAAGGGAGCTTAAATTGGGTTCTGAAAACAGTGTTCAAGTTGATTCATTTGCATATCAAACACCTGAGGACGTTCTGAGATTCTTCATGATGATGGAATTTATGGGTACTCGTTATTTGGATAATTTGTTGGTTCATGATAATCGTCAACAAAAGAATATGTAG